Proteins co-encoded in one Acidobacteriota bacterium genomic window:
- a CDS encoding class I SAM-dependent methyltransferase: protein MAVSERFQGANVVDAGRLSPYWGEHAARYVFALPFVENKRVLDIACGTGYGIGLLRSKAKFVTGVDIDPVAANEAKAECGENGAVLLGNGLGLPFDEATFDVITSFETLEHLHERGDFLAELQRVLTPDGTLILSTPNANYSQPVNGVPANPFHIHEYEPGELKAELEEYFTVERFLGQDLNASIKVSPFFEGQKRMPNDVGTQARLFGWKVFNKIPVATRERLSQSIWGKPFYPTEIDYNFDEATVATAVTLVAVCWKRQ from the coding sequence ATGGCGGTTTCGGAGAGATTTCAGGGAGCGAATGTGGTTGACGCCGGGCGTTTGTCGCCGTATTGGGGTGAACACGCGGCTCGCTATGTCTTTGCCTTGCCGTTTGTCGAAAACAAGCGAGTTCTGGATATCGCCTGCGGAACAGGTTACGGGATTGGCTTGCTGCGGTCGAAGGCGAAGTTTGTGACCGGCGTTGATATCGATCCCGTTGCCGCTAACGAGGCGAAAGCGGAATGCGGTGAGAACGGAGCAGTATTGCTGGGAAATGGATTGGGGCTGCCGTTCGATGAGGCGACTTTTGATGTCATCACTTCGTTTGAGACGCTCGAACATCTGCACGAACGTGGCGACTTTTTGGCGGAATTACAGCGTGTTCTGACACCTGACGGCACTCTTATCCTTTCCACGCCGAATGCAAATTACTCACAGCCCGTTAATGGCGTTCCGGCAAATCCGTTTCATATTCACGAATACGAGCCCGGCGAACTAAAGGCTGAGTTGGAAGAGTATTTTACCGTCGAACGCTTCCTCGGCCAGGACCTCAACGCCTCGATCAAGGTCTCGCCATTTTTTGAGGGTCAAAAGCGAATGCCGAATGATGTTGGGACGCAGGCGAGGCTGTTCGGGTGGAAGGTTTTTAACAAGATCCCGGTTGCGACGCGAGAACGCCTGAGCCAGTCGATCTGGGGCAAGCCGTTCTATCCGACGGAAATCGATTACAATTTTGATGAGGCGACGGTTGCGACGGCGGTTACGCTGGTCGCAGTTTGCTGGAAACGTCAATGA